A DNA window from Deltaproteobacteria bacterium contains the following coding sequences:
- a CDS encoding RNA polymerase subunit sigma-70 yields the protein KLVKIGTTQVQRKLFFNLNKEKERLSYLGFDPTPQLLAESLDVRPDQVIEMDQRLSSWDVSLESPVRADSDDEHKDFLPAEVRPVDEDLSELETMRIFKEQLQAFRGTLKDKELDIMDERLLSDEPVTLQAIGEKYNISRERVRQIQARLIKKIRKYLDENAPEIGEDFMGSMQ from the coding sequence AAACTGGTCAAAATAGGTACGACCCAAGTACAGAGGAAGCTTTTCTTCAACCTGAACAAAGAGAAAGAGCGCCTTTCGTATCTGGGCTTCGATCCCACGCCGCAGCTTTTGGCCGAGTCATTGGACGTCCGCCCGGATCAGGTGATCGAGATGGATCAGCGGTTGAGCTCATGGGATGTTTCTCTGGAATCTCCCGTTAGGGCGGACTCGGACGATGAACACAAGGATTTTCTTCCGGCCGAGGTTCGTCCTGTGGACGAAGACCTGTCCGAATTGGAGACCATGCGAATCTTCAAGGAACAGCTCCAAGCTTTCCGCGGGACGCTGAAGGACAAGGAGCTGGACATCATGGATGAGCGTCTCCTTTCGGATGAGCCTGTGACGCTCCAGGCGATTGGAGAGAAATACAACATCTCCCGTGAGCGCGTGCGTCAGATCCAGGCGCGCTTGATCAAGAAGATCCGAAAATACCTGGACGAAAATGCTCCTGAAATTGGGGAAGACTTCATGGGCAGTATGCAATGA